Proteins encoded together in one Acanthochromis polyacanthus isolate Apoly-LR-REF ecotype Palm Island chromosome 12, KAUST_Apoly_ChrSc, whole genome shotgun sequence window:
- the rab5ab gene encoding RAB5A, member RAS oncogene family, b codes for MASRGGATRPNGPNAGNKICQFKLVLLGESAVGKSSLVLRFVKGQFHEFQESTIGAAFLTQTVCLDDTTVKFEIWDTAGQERYHSLAPMYYRGAQAAIVVYDITNEESFVRAKNWVKELQRQASPNIVIALAGNKADLANKRALDFQDAQSYADDNSLLFMETSAKTSMNVNEIFMAIAKKLPKNEPQAAGASSGRNRGVDLTETAQPTSRPCCSN; via the exons ATGGCAAGTAGAGGTGGAGCCACACGACCCAACGGGCCAAATGCAGGCAACAAGATTTGCCAGTTCAAACTTGTGCTTTTAGGAGAGTCGGCAGTGGGAAAGTCAAGTCTTGTACTTCGTTTTGTCAAGGGTCAGTTTCATGAATTCCAAGAGAGCACAATTGGAG CTGCCTTCTTGACTCAGACGGTATGTTTGGACGACACAACAGTCAAGTTTGAAATCTGGGACACAGCTGGTCAGGAGCGCTACCACAGTCTGGCTCCCATGTACTACAGAGGTGCCCAGGCAGCCATTGTGGTCTATGATATAACAAATGAG GAGTCATTTGTACGGGCGAAGAACTGGGTTAAAGAGCTTCAGAGACAAGCCAGTCCAAATATTGTAATAGCCCTGGCTGGGAACAAGGCCGATCTGGCAAACAAGAGAGCACTGGACTTCCAG GATGCACAGTCATACGCAGATGATAACAGCTTGCTTTTCATGGAAACATCAGCGAAGACCTCTATGAACGTGAATGAGATTTTCATGGCCATTG caaagAAGCTACCCAAGAACGAGCCTCAGGCTGCCGGAGCCAGCAGCGGGCGAAACCGGGGAGTGGACCTGACAGAGACGGCTCAGCCCACCAGCCGTCCCTGCTGCAGTAACTAA
- the efhb gene encoding EF-hand domain-containing family member B, translated as MNATGGNTSSDQVKHTERGLNIPKAGKLIPVGDRTETCLTEVANPPTPPVVRKFRQSSQPAPGAIRVHHGKTDDPDVASTLIHGISTKPSLSSENLLNPPKKTVFQQKLEELSDSVYSSRKKAPIGRSHDQHANLPTWYNDKTTFGVKTLKGLNAGELINPSKTAEEIEKDAEESHEAYIRSHNAYFVGERINRKYDWSHNSKDSRFGIPTPHCNDGRNIWKTLHWLEEPQKFYNPKPVWKRSGNSENLAAQIGKVDNKRGYTLHVPPDHTFGILLPHDEYGVGDIIHSTEPGKFVRGRDRQRSLVSAVIHHLKKVNFHNFPSLLKGFRYYDKKGNGMIDKEDLLAVCHQFQLGVSGPVLDDLMDYCDADKDGLINFLEFANFLNWKDKMPVNSQEQNILTKQYWTSTGPVGTEMKSLSESEQPSISQGLIKPEDLEPVEPGSSLKTIRTLRRPIADPNHFMTSSSLIGAVSDSPSALSGRTYGIPSVRSDLPAPRTKRVSDTTNYGDASTAANLLNPSVHAGRGVHEEHFFCPRTKQEIAEIFKNVGVDISEDTFEEAWKLASMKQPNGEVCVEVFRDMLQKIKAM; from the exons ATGAATGCGACTGGTGGAAATACTTCTTCGGACCAAgtaaaacatacagaaagagGCCTAAACATACCGAAG GCTGGGAAGCTAATACCTGTCGGAGACAGGACTGAGACTTGTTTAACAGAAGTGGCAAAT CCTCCGACCCCACCGGTGGTAAGAAAATTCCGCCAAAGCAGTCAACCAGCTCCAGGAGCCATCAGGGTACATCATGGGAAGACGGATGACCCAGATGTTGCCAGCACTCTTATTCATGGTATTAGTACCAAACCATCCCTCAGT AGTGAAAACTTGCTAAATCCTCCCAAAAAGACCGTGTTCCAACAGAAGTTGGAAGAACTTAGTGACTCTGTTTACTCTTCAAGGAAGAAAGCACCGATAGGCAGGTCACATGACCAACATGCTAATCTCCCCACCTGGTACAATGACAAAACTACATTTGGTGTGAAAACACTTAAAG GGTTGAATGCAGGAGAGCTTATTAACCCTTCAAAAACAGCAGAGGAGATAGAGAAGGATGCTGAGGAGAGCCATGAAGCTTACATTCGTAGCCATAATGCCTATTTTGTTG GTGAACGAATCAATAGAAAGTATGACTGGAGTCACAACAGTAAAGACAGCCGTTTTGGTATTCCCACACCTCACTGCAATGATGGTCGTAATATTTGGAAAACTCTCCACTGGCTGGAGGAGCCACAGAA GTTTTACAATCCTAAGCCTGTTTGGAAGAGATCTGGGAACAGCGAAAACCTAGCAGCACAAATTGGCAAAGTCGATAACAA GAGAGGATATACCTTGCATGTTCCACCTGATCACACTTTTGGAATTCTCTTGCCGCACGATGAATATG GTGTTGGAGATATAATCCACTCCACAGAGCCAGGGAAGTTCGTGAGAGGCCGAGACAGACAGCGCAGCCTGGTCAGTGCAGTAATACACCACCTCAAGAAGGTCAACTTCCACAACTTCCCTTCCTTGCTGAAGGGATTCAGATATTATGACAAG AAAGGAAATGGGATGATTGACAAAGAGGACCTGCTGGCAGTATGCCATCAGTTCCAGCTGGGTGTGAGTGGGCCTGTTCTGGATGACCTGATGGATTACTGTGATGCAGACAAGGACGGACTTATCAACTTCCTGGAGTTTGCTAACTTTCTCAACTGGAAGGACAAGATGCCTGTCAACAGCCAAGagcaaaacattttgacaaaac aGTATTGGACCAGCACAGGTCCAGTTGGCACAGAAATGAAATCTTTGTCAGAATCAGAACAGCCTTCTATCTCTCAGGGCTTAATTAAGCCTGAGGATCTAGAGCCTGTTGAGCCAGGCAGCTCACTGAAGACCATCAGGACCTTGAGGCGACCGATTGCAGACCCAAACCACTTCATGACCTCATCCTCCCTTATCGGAGCTGTCAGTGATAGTCCAAGTGCATTAA GTGGCCGCACCTACGGGATCCCATCTGTGCGCTCGGACCTTCCAGCTCCTCGTACCAAAAGAGTCAGTGACACTACTAACTATGGTGATGCATCTACCGCTGCGAATCTTCTAAATCCATCAGTTCATGCTGGCCGTGGTGTTCACGAGGAACACTTCTTCTGTCCTCGCACCAAGCAGGAG ATTGCAGAGATCTTCAAGAACGTTGGTGTGGATATTTCTGAGGATACGTTTGAGGAGGCCTGGAAGCTGGCATCCATGAAGCAGCCGAATGGGGAGGTTTGTGTGGAGGTTTTCCGTGATATGCtccagaaaataaaagcaatgtaa
- the si:dkey-82o10.4 gene encoding m-AAA protease-interacting protein 1, mitochondrial, whose amino-acid sequence MQRITSLAACRELGGLAASTAGRCASKSGSTCCRQPAVHRHWSGASVRPSRTFATEPGRRLSRRRFAFAGEKLRQFSSQSGGEGPPGSSGQQPAVSVVGIPDPLTWIRCKVIMCLVDLYFELDINSEEFDKGVKQALVHVSSKMSSGRYHELRGIVSNEMIEYVEKKCSSLTDAQRQQLAVKMDDIIFVLPEDISVVFDQYGRKFCFVVMRFWLLSSHEGPDDPEGTKIFKVASDEDGGPQKKIATAVYEFHSELMRGASPDWTVTTVWHWHWKLAK is encoded by the exons ATGCAGCGGATCACCAGCCTCGCTGCCTGTCGGGAGCTCGGCGGCCTCGCAGCGAGCACAGCCGGCCGCTGCGCCTCCAAGAGCGGCTCGACCTGCTGCAGGCAGCCGGCCGTGCACCGGCATTGGTCGGGTGCGAGTGTGCGTCCTTCGCGTACTTTTGCCACTGAGCCAGGCCGGAGGCTGAGCAGGCGGAGGTTTGCGTTTGCCGGAGAGAAACTAAGACAGTTCAGCTCCCAGTCTGGAGGTGAAGGGCCGCCGGGGAGCTCCGGCCAGCAGCCCGCCGTCTCCGTGGTCGGCATCCCAGACCCACTTACATGGATCCGATGTAAAGTCATCATGTGTCTAGTCGATCTGTACTTTGAATTAGACATCAACTCTGAGGAGTTTGACAAAGGAGTGAAGCAG GCTTTGGTTCATGTCTCCAGCAAGATGTCCAGTGGCAGATATCATGAGCTAAGGGGAATAGTGTCCAACGAG ATGATAGAATATGTTGAGAAGAAGTGCAGTTCTCTCACCGATGCTCAGAGGCAGCAGCTAGCGGTCAAAATGGATGATATTATATTTGTGCTCCCAGAAGATATCTCTGTCGTTTTTGATCAATATG GTAGAAAGTTCTGTTTTGTCGTCATGAGATTTTGGCTCCTGTCATCACATGAAGGTCCTGATGACCCAGAGGGTACAAAAATCTTCAAAGTGGCCTCTGATGAAGACGGTGGCCCTCAGAAGAAAATTGCAACTGCTGTTTATGA GTTCCACAGTGAACTGATGAGGGGAGCCTCTCCTGACTGGACGGTCACCACTGTTTGGCACTGGCACTGGAAACTGGCCAAGTGA